A stretch of the Bacteroidia bacterium genome encodes the following:
- a CDS encoding toxin-antitoxin system YwqK family antitoxin, producing the protein MRYTLLTLCILLTTLTRSQTVVDFWDKEETKKKSETNYRKGIPHGQYTLWHKNGQVARTGWYNDGSEDSLWKSFHENGKQRTEEYYVNGKKNGRFMFWYQSGQVAQESFYKYGAEDSIWTGYWENGNKRSVESFKAKQFAYQWKSVKEGAWIYWYENGQKENEGTFSNDRKEGKYEAWYENGKKQLIGFYTDDKESGKWSFWYSDGKQKEETEFRGKEYFILNYWTPDGKQLLKKGDGAYQTFHKNGKLKSEGPVSGGKQNGEWLVFDQEGRKEHLITYKGGLKNGKCINYFTDGKVKSEGNFTNELKSGYWKWYFEGGGMEMEGTLEGEVRQGKWIYWYANGKKESEGYYKNDQQDSLWTFWYDTGDLWKKGMHFNNRRHGEWEFFYPSGQMAQKGSYDMNQENGLWAAWYENGQLKDEGYFKKGQMDGKWRGFHPNGGKSYEGEYKDGTKTAKWGFWFDNGKPWKDGSYVAGEMDGNWISYLKSGNKENEGVYKSGAKHGLWTYYYPFGAKFREEHYNEGELHGSITEYREQGQVRMKGAYIKVQQMKDGAWVSVKDGTWEFYDEKGNLLRREKYKKGTKVK; encoded by the coding sequence ATGCGCTACACTCTTCTTACGCTCTGTATCTTACTCACAACCCTTACCCGGTCTCAGACTGTGGTGGATTTCTGGGATAAAGAAGAAACAAAGAAAAAGTCTGAAACCAATTACCGGAAGGGAATTCCTCACGGACAGTATACACTCTGGCATAAGAATGGTCAGGTGGCGCGTACAGGATGGTATAACGACGGGAGCGAAGACAGTCTCTGGAAAAGCTTTCATGAGAATGGCAAGCAACGTACGGAGGAATATTATGTGAACGGGAAAAAGAACGGACGGTTTATGTTCTGGTACCAGAGCGGGCAGGTGGCACAGGAATCTTTCTATAAATACGGAGCGGAAGACAGTATATGGACAGGTTATTGGGAGAACGGGAATAAGCGAAGCGTAGAGAGCTTCAAAGCCAAACAATTTGCTTATCAGTGGAAATCGGTCAAGGAAGGAGCATGGATCTATTGGTATGAGAATGGTCAGAAGGAGAATGAAGGCACTTTTTCTAATGACCGGAAGGAGGGGAAGTACGAGGCCTGGTATGAAAACGGGAAGAAACAGCTCATTGGTTTTTACACAGATGATAAGGAAAGCGGGAAATGGAGTTTCTGGTACAGCGATGGAAAACAAAAGGAAGAAACCGAGTTTCGCGGGAAAGAATATTTTATACTTAATTATTGGACCCCGGACGGAAAACAGCTGCTCAAAAAGGGGGATGGAGCCTATCAGACATTTCATAAGAATGGTAAGCTGAAATCAGAGGGCCCTGTTTCCGGCGGAAAACAAAACGGAGAATGGCTGGTGTTTGATCAGGAAGGGAGGAAGGAGCACCTGATTACCTATAAAGGAGGGCTGAAGAATGGAAAATGTATAAACTACTTTACAGACGGAAAAGTAAAGAGTGAAGGTAATTTTACCAATGAACTGAAGAGCGGTTACTGGAAGTGGTATTTCGAAGGCGGGGGTATGGAGATGGAAGGAACGCTGGAAGGAGAGGTAAGGCAGGGAAAATGGATCTACTGGTATGCCAACGGAAAAAAAGAATCGGAAGGATATTATAAAAACGACCAGCAGGATTCGCTATGGACGTTCTGGTATGATACCGGAGATCTGTGGAAGAAGGGCATGCATTTTAACAACCGCCGTCACGGCGAATGGGAGTTTTTTTATCCCTCCGGCCAGATGGCACAGAAGGGATCGTACGATATGAATCAGGAGAACGGCCTGTGGGCAGCATGGTACGAAAACGGCCAGCTCAAAGACGAAGGCTATTTTAAGAAAGGGCAGATGGACGGAAAGTGGCGGGGATTTCATCCGAACGGAGGAAAGAGTTATGAGGGAGAATATAAGGACGGCACGAAGACCGCTAAATGGGGTTTCTGGTTTGATAATGGCAAACCGTGGAAAGACGGCAGTTATGTTGCCGGAGAGATGGACGGGAACTGGATCTCTTATCTCAAATCAGGCAACAAGGAAAATGAAGGGGTATACAAGAGTGGCGCCAAACACGGGTTATGGACATATTATTATCCTTTCGGTGCCAAATTCCGAGAGGAGCATTACAACGAAGGCGAGCTTCATGGAAGTATTACCGAATACCGCGAACAGGGACAGGTTCGGATGAAAGGCGCTTACATTAAAGTGCAGCAGATGAAAGATGGAGCCTGGGTAAGTGTAAAGGACGGCACCTGGGAATTTTATGATGAGAAAGGGAATCTGCTCAGAAGAGAAAAGTATAAGAAAGGTACGAAGGTGAAGTAA
- the pdxA gene encoding 4-hydroxythreonine-4-phosphate dehydrogenase PdxA yields the protein MSAESKIRVAISQGDINGVGWEVILKTFSDPAIFEWCTPVVYGNTKTAAVHRKTLGNEEYQYQQVREGETLHSKRLNVINVYEEDVPVEFGKATVNGGKYALRSLEAASEAVLTGKADVLVTAPINKHTIQSEQFPFAGHTAFLQKKFNTPDVLMLLCSRELRVGLVTDHIPVSDIAALLTADRILQCIVSMNRSLVRDFGIRKPRIAVLGLNPHAGDMGTLGTEEATIILPAVTKAKDMNITVFGPYAADGFFGNGSYNRFDGILAMYHDQGLAPFKALSFSEGVNFTAGLPVVRTSPDHGTGFDIAGQNKANENSFRQAVYFAMDVFRKRKEYSEINANPLQVQQQRKER from the coding sequence ATGAGTGCTGAATCAAAGATCAGGGTCGCCATTTCACAGGGCGATATTAACGGGGTGGGATGGGAAGTAATCCTCAAGACATTTTCCGATCCTGCTATCTTCGAATGGTGTACCCCGGTAGTATATGGAAACACTAAAACGGCTGCTGTTCACCGTAAAACCCTTGGCAACGAGGAATACCAGTATCAGCAGGTAAGGGAAGGGGAGACCTTACACTCCAAACGGCTCAATGTGATCAATGTGTATGAAGAAGATGTGCCGGTAGAGTTTGGTAAAGCTACAGTGAATGGGGGAAAATATGCCCTTCGCTCGCTGGAAGCCGCCAGTGAGGCTGTACTGACAGGGAAGGCAGATGTTCTTGTTACTGCTCCCATTAATAAACATACTATACAGTCAGAGCAGTTTCCGTTTGCCGGACATACGGCGTTCCTTCAAAAAAAATTTAATACCCCGGATGTTCTCATGCTCCTCTGTAGCCGGGAACTCCGTGTAGGACTTGTTACCGATCATATACCCGTTTCGGATATCGCTGCTTTACTCACGGCCGACCGCATTCTTCAATGCATTGTGAGCATGAACCGTTCCCTTGTCCGCGATTTTGGTATACGAAAACCCCGTATCGCAGTCCTGGGACTTAACCCGCATGCCGGAGATATGGGAACATTGGGTACGGAAGAAGCAACGATCATACTTCCTGCGGTAACTAAAGCGAAGGATATGAATATCACCGTTTTCGGACCCTATGCGGCCGACGGTTTTTTTGGTAACGGCTCCTATAACCGCTTCGATGGTATTCTGGCTATGTATCATGATCAGGGACTGGCCCCCTTCAAAGCATTGTCCTTTTCAGAAGGGGTGAATTTTACGGCGGGCCTGCCCGTGGTACGAACTTCCCCCGATCACGGAACGGGATTTGATATTGCAGGTCAGAACAAAGCGAATGAAAATTCTTTCCGGCAAGCGGTCTATTTTGCCATGGATGTGTTCCGCAAGCGAAAGGAATACTCCGAGATCAATGCTAACCCCCTGCAGGTTCAGCAGCAGAGAAAAGAAAGATGA
- the mqnC gene encoding dehypoxanthine futalosine cyclase, protein MNTTRLLLKALDAEFLSTEEGLYLFEHADTAELMYAGNELRKKLKPEGFVTWQIDRNVNTTNVCVANCKFCNFYRIPGHPEAYITDIPTYVKKIEETFRYGGDQLLLQGGHHPELGLSFYTGLFRELKKRFPRLRLHALGPPEVAHICKLEKMSHTDVLKALKEAGLDSLPGAGAEILHDRVRRLISQGKCSGREWLDVMRAAHRQHITTSATMMFGHVETLQERFEHLVWIREVQSEKPPGSKGFLAFIPWPFQDDGTLLKRHKGIRNNVGADEYIRMIALSRLMLPNIHNIQASWLTVGKAVAQICLHAGANDFGSIMIEENVVSAAGAPHRFTSSTIQKAIREAGFVPKLRNQEYELRELPKEMEEQVVKY, encoded by the coding sequence ATGAACACCACCCGGTTACTGCTTAAGGCCCTTGATGCTGAGTTTCTTAGCACGGAAGAAGGACTGTACCTGTTCGAGCATGCAGATACTGCTGAACTGATGTATGCGGGGAATGAACTGAGAAAAAAACTTAAGCCCGAAGGATTTGTGACCTGGCAGATTGACCGGAACGTAAATACCACAAATGTATGTGTGGCCAACTGCAAGTTTTGCAATTTTTACCGTATACCTGGGCATCCGGAAGCATACATTACGGATATCCCAACCTATGTAAAAAAGATCGAAGAAACCTTCCGATACGGTGGTGATCAGCTTTTACTGCAGGGTGGACATCATCCGGAACTGGGTCTTAGCTTTTACACCGGTCTTTTCCGGGAACTTAAAAAACGTTTTCCCAGGTTAAGACTGCATGCGCTGGGGCCCCCCGAGGTAGCACATATCTGCAAGCTGGAAAAAATGTCGCATACCGACGTGTTGAAAGCCCTGAAGGAAGCCGGTCTTGATTCCCTTCCCGGAGCAGGCGCAGAGATTCTTCACGACCGTGTACGCCGGCTGATCTCGCAGGGTAAATGCTCCGGCAGGGAGTGGCTGGATGTTATGCGTGCCGCTCACCGGCAACATATCACCACTTCCGCCACCATGATGTTCGGGCATGTAGAAACCTTGCAGGAACGCTTTGAACATCTTGTATGGATACGTGAAGTTCAAAGTGAAAAACCTCCGGGTTCCAAAGGCTTTCTTGCCTTTATTCCGTGGCCATTTCAGGACGACGGCACATTGCTGAAGAGGCATAAAGGTATCAGGAATAACGTGGGGGCCGACGAATACATCCGTATGATCGCCCTCAGCCGGTTGATGCTTCCCAATATCCATAATATACAAGCCAGCTGGTTAACTGTAGGAAAAGCAGTAGCGCAAATTTGCCTGCACGCCGGGGCGAACGATTTTGGCAGCATTATGATTGAAGAAAATGTTGTTTCTGCAGCCGGCGCACCGCATCGCTTTACCTCCTCTACGATCCAGAAAGCCATCCGGGAGGCAGGTTTTGTACCAAAACTCCGCAACCAGGAATATGAACTGAGGGAATTACCGAAGGAGATGGAGGAACAGGTGGTGAAGTATTAA
- a CDS encoding cupin domain-containing protein, which produces MNRILLFFWIFCLPLIISAQDTRLDTVCAPKVYDNIYSIPLYHDSLVSSFVIFIRKEVKLHAHATHAEHVLVLEGEGEMVLGEKIIKVKKGSLVFIPSGVPHSLRVTSGKPVKVLSVQAPYFDGKDRILLSSPK; this is translated from the coding sequence ATGAATAGGATATTACTCTTTTTCTGGATTTTTTGCCTGCCTTTGATCATTTCTGCTCAGGATACCAGGCTTGATACCGTTTGTGCCCCGAAAGTATACGACAATATATATTCCATCCCCTTGTATCACGATTCTTTGGTTAGCAGCTTTGTGATCTTCATTCGGAAAGAAGTGAAACTTCACGCCCATGCTACCCATGCGGAGCACGTTCTGGTGCTTGAAGGAGAAGGGGAGATGGTGCTGGGGGAGAAAATCATTAAAGTAAAGAAAGGAAGCCTGGTTTTCATTCCTTCAGGTGTGCCGCACTCCCTGCGTGTGACCTCCGGGAAGCCGGTTAAGGTACTTTCAGTTCAGGCACCGTATTTCGACGGGAAGGACCGGATTCTCCTTTCTTCACCGAAATAG
- a CDS encoding thymidine kinase, with amino-acid sequence MFLEHGSGKVQGGWIEVICGSMFSGKTEELIRRLRRAQIARQKVEIFKPEVDKRYHEKKVVSHDANALHSTPVKYAREIPVQLQTLDVDVVGIDEAQFFDEELVVVCNRLAAAGKRVVVAGLDMDYTGKPFGPLPGLLATAEYVTKVHAICMRCGNLANHSHRLASGNELVLLGEKTHYEPLCRSCFQQESGVR; translated from the coding sequence ATGTTTCTGGAACATGGTTCAGGGAAAGTACAGGGTGGGTGGATCGAGGTGATCTGCGGATCCATGTTTTCCGGTAAAACGGAAGAACTCATCCGCCGCCTGCGCCGTGCACAGATTGCCCGCCAAAAGGTGGAAATATTCAAGCCGGAGGTAGACAAGCGTTATCACGAGAAGAAGGTGGTTTCGCATGATGCCAATGCGCTGCATAGCACCCCGGTGAAATACGCCCGGGAGATTCCTGTTCAACTGCAGACATTGGATGTGGATGTAGTCGGAATTGATGAAGCCCAGTTCTTCGATGAGGAGTTAGTGGTTGTTTGCAACCGGCTGGCCGCGGCAGGGAAGAGGGTAGTAGTGGCCGGGCTGGATATGGATTATACTGGTAAGCCTTTTGGTCCTTTACCTGGTTTGCTGGCCACCGCGGAATATGTTACCAAAGTTCATGCGATTTGTATGCGCTGCGGAAATCTGGCGAATCATTCTCACCGGCTGGCTTCCGGTAATGAATTGGTGTTGCTGGGTGAAAAAACCCATTACGAGCCCTTGTGCCGGTCTTGTTTTCAGCAGGAAAGCGGTGTGCGGTAA
- a CDS encoding leucyl aminopeptidase — MLAVSPPGTCIRINRYNRQLFFWASVNKHTASLTLEAARKSGSTLTALVNAIKLKTLTVVDTTGNRDLALAFAEGMILGNYQFLKYRENPEKDRNSLTQILIVCPRLRPGDLLNLKAVTSATMKARTLVNEPVNFLNASQLAAEFKSMGKEAGFRVEVFSKARIESLKMGGLLAVNRGSIDPPTFTVMEYKPRRARNKKPVVLVGKGVVFDTGGVSLKPTPNSMDMMKCDMAGAATVGCAMYAIAKAKLPVHVIALVPATDNRPGMNAYVPGDVITMMSGLTVEMLNADAEGRMILADALHYAKRFSPELLLEFSTLTGAAKAAIGSMGVVCMGTASEAVKNKLKACGDQVYERLAEMPFWDEYDDMLKSDIAAMKNIGGPEGGAITAGKFLTRFTDYPYMHFDIAGPAFLTSPDTWRGKGGTGVGVRLLFEYLKRR, encoded by the coding sequence ATGCTCGCGGTTTCGCCTCCGGGAACATGTATCCGTATCAACCGCTACAACCGCCAGTTGTTTTTCTGGGCTTCTGTGAATAAACACACCGCCTCCCTTACTCTTGAAGCTGCACGTAAATCCGGGAGCACGCTTACGGCATTGGTAAATGCGATTAAACTTAAAACGCTAACGGTAGTGGATACCACCGGTAACCGTGATCTTGCACTTGCCTTCGCCGAGGGAATGATCCTGGGAAATTACCAGTTTCTGAAGTACAGGGAAAATCCTGAAAAAGACCGCAATAGTCTTACGCAGATCTTGATCGTTTGCCCCCGTCTGCGCCCCGGCGACCTGTTGAACCTGAAGGCGGTTACTTCCGCCACCATGAAGGCCCGTACGCTCGTAAACGAACCTGTGAATTTTCTGAATGCTTCCCAGCTTGCGGCAGAGTTCAAAAGCATGGGAAAAGAAGCCGGATTCCGGGTGGAGGTATTCAGTAAAGCCAGAATCGAATCCCTGAAGATGGGTGGTTTACTCGCGGTGAACCGCGGAAGTATAGATCCTCCCACCTTCACTGTTATGGAATACAAGCCGCGGCGAGCCCGTAATAAAAAACCGGTGGTGCTCGTGGGAAAGGGAGTGGTGTTTGACACCGGGGGTGTTTCGCTGAAACCGACTCCCAACAGCATGGACATGATGAAATGCGATATGGCTGGCGCTGCAACGGTAGGATGCGCGATGTACGCCATTGCAAAAGCAAAACTTCCTGTTCATGTGATCGCCCTGGTACCTGCAACCGACAACCGGCCGGGCATGAATGCCTATGTACCGGGGGATGTGATTACTATGATGAGCGGACTTACAGTTGAAATGCTCAATGCAGATGCGGAGGGCAGAATGATCCTTGCCGACGCACTTCATTACGCTAAACGATTCTCTCCCGAGCTCCTCCTCGAATTCTCTACTCTTACCGGAGCCGCCAAAGCCGCTATCGGTTCCATGGGTGTGGTGTGTATGGGCACCGCTTCGGAAGCAGTGAAAAACAAACTCAAAGCCTGCGGCGACCAGGTGTATGAACGACTGGCGGAAATGCCTTTCTGGGATGAGTACGACGATATGCTGAAGTCAGATATTGCGGCCATGAAAAATATCGGAGGCCCTGAAGGAGGGGCTATCACGGCAGGTAAATTTCTGACCCGCTTTACGGATTATCCTTACATGCATTTCGATATCGCCGGACCCGCATTCCTCACTTCCCCTGATACCTGGAGGGGTAAAGGTGGCACGGGAGTTGGAGTACGCTTATTGTTCGAGTACCTCAAACGCCGCTAA
- the ispG gene encoding (E)-4-hydroxy-3-methylbut-2-enyl-diphosphate synthase — translation MPHSNSLFEYSRLLTREVMVGELGLGAVHPIRIQSMTTTTTLDTRATVAQSIRMIEAGCELVRITTPTLNDAKNLENIKRELRASGYRTPLVADIHFTPNAAEHAARIVEKVRVNPGNYADKKKFENIEYTDQAYQDELDRIRERFLPLVKICRQYGTAMRIGTNHGSLSDRILSRYGDTPLGMVESALEFLRICEDEKYFNIVLSMKASNPQVMVQAYRLLAEKMKAENRIYPLHLGVTEAGDGEDGRIKSAVGIGTLLEDGLGDTIRVSLTEEPEAEMPVAKALIERYYRRKADPAIPPCSAAGYDPLNYERRTSVPVMNVGGRHVPVVVTDFGSFTEVHADDLTMAGYGYDPVLDKWHSAEQAADFIFCKKQIEFELPGSLRVILPFAEWKKANRPAKYIPLFTAVELLSAEQISPIMNPVVLPCYDHEFAALPADIFNKLAAVPRVVFVLRSSNPHAMPAIRRLMFDLEEKAIRVPVIFHSHSPYPDEAHSLLHFSVECGALLLDGWGDGIWHSGSLLSGTATEAMHRCAFGILQATRLRISKTEYISCPSCGRTLFDLQETTAMIRSRTDHLKGIKIGIMGCIVNGPGEMADADYGYVGTGPGRITLYKGKTVVRRNIDAGNAVDELIALIKENGDWKEREER, via the coding sequence ATGCCTCATTCCAATTCCTTGTTTGAATATTCTAGGCTCCTTACCAGAGAAGTAATGGTGGGCGAACTAGGGCTGGGCGCAGTTCATCCCATCCGCATCCAATCCATGACCACCACCACTACTCTTGATACCCGTGCTACTGTGGCTCAAAGCATTCGGATGATTGAAGCCGGTTGCGAATTGGTCCGGATTACAACTCCCACCCTGAATGATGCTAAAAACCTGGAGAATATTAAAAGAGAATTAAGGGCGTCAGGATACCGTACACCACTGGTGGCCGACATACATTTTACACCTAACGCTGCTGAGCATGCCGCCCGGATAGTGGAAAAGGTACGGGTGAACCCGGGGAATTATGCAGATAAAAAGAAATTTGAAAATATTGAATATACGGATCAGGCTTACCAGGATGAACTCGATAGAATACGGGAACGCTTTCTGCCACTGGTGAAAATTTGCAGGCAATATGGTACCGCTATGCGCATCGGAACCAATCACGGATCATTGTCAGACCGTATTCTCAGCCGGTACGGAGATACTCCGCTGGGAATGGTGGAATCGGCCCTGGAATTTCTTCGCATTTGTGAGGACGAGAAATATTTTAACATCGTTCTTTCCATGAAAGCAAGCAATCCGCAGGTAATGGTGCAGGCCTATCGTTTACTTGCGGAGAAAATGAAGGCGGAAAACAGAATTTATCCCCTTCACCTGGGCGTTACAGAAGCCGGCGACGGCGAGGATGGACGCATTAAATCGGCAGTGGGGATAGGTACACTGCTGGAGGATGGTCTGGGCGACACTATCCGTGTTTCACTAACGGAAGAACCGGAGGCGGAAATGCCGGTGGCAAAAGCACTTATTGAGCGCTATTACCGGCGGAAAGCTGATCCAGCAATCCCTCCTTGTTCTGCAGCAGGGTACGATCCGCTGAACTACGAGAGACGTACTTCTGTTCCGGTAATGAACGTGGGAGGAAGGCATGTACCTGTGGTAGTTACCGACTTTGGTTCTTTTACGGAGGTTCATGCAGATGATCTTACGATGGCCGGATACGGCTATGATCCGGTTTTAGACAAATGGCATAGTGCTGAACAGGCGGCAGATTTTATTTTTTGTAAAAAGCAGATTGAATTTGAACTGCCCGGATCTCTCCGGGTCATTCTTCCGTTTGCGGAGTGGAAAAAAGCAAATCGCCCAGCAAAGTACATCCCCCTTTTTACGGCAGTGGAACTCCTGTCGGCAGAGCAGATCTCGCCTATAATGAACCCGGTAGTCCTGCCTTGTTATGATCATGAATTCGCAGCCCTTCCGGCGGATATATTCAATAAACTGGCGGCGGTTCCCAGGGTTGTTTTCGTTCTACGTTCTTCGAATCCTCATGCAATGCCCGCCATCCGGCGCCTGATGTTCGACCTGGAGGAAAAAGCGATCAGGGTTCCGGTGATTTTTCATAGCCACTCCCCTTATCCGGATGAGGCACATTCATTACTTCATTTTTCAGTGGAATGCGGTGCCTTATTGCTCGATGGCTGGGGAGACGGAATCTGGCATTCCGGAAGCCTTCTTTCCGGCACTGCTACCGAAGCAATGCACCGGTGTGCCTTCGGAATTCTGCAGGCTACCCGTTTGCGGATATCAAAAACGGAATATATTTCCTGTCCTTCCTGCGGACGAACCCTCTTCGATCTCCAGGAAACTACAGCCATGATCCGAAGCCGAACGGATCACCTGAAAGGAATTAAAATCGGCATCATGGGTTGTATTGTGAACGGACCAGGAGAAATGGCCGACGCTGACTATGGTTATGTGGGTACCGGACCGGGCCGGATTACTCTCTACAAAGGAAAGACGGTTGTTCGCCGAAATATTGATGCCGGCAATGCGGTGGATGAACTGATCGCGTTGATCAAAGAAAACGGAGACTGGAAGGAAAGGGAGGAGAGATGA
- a CDS encoding sodium:solute symporter family protein has protein sequence MLVFFILLYLLVTLLLGLLAGRLVKNSTDFILAGRRLPFMLATTTVFATWFGSETVMGASGEFAQGGLQSVMEDPFGASLCLLLVGFFFARPLYRMNLTTFGDFYRVCFGKKAEFIAAIFLIWSYLGWVAAQMVAMGVVLTTILPELNMTLAITISSLIVITYTVFGGMWAVSITDFFQMILIITGLIVVTVMVTDQAGGFSKIIGAAPEGFFRLIPSSGHGDWVTWLAALLTLGLGSVPQQDVYQRVMASRTENIAAWSSIFAGLMYLSIALLPLYLGLAAKLLIPMPDDPQIWLTTLINERTGLVVRIFFFGALLSAIMSTASGALLAPSVILSENLVKPFMKHPSDRKFLWVTRISVVVVAMIALILAYGEKGIYELVGIASEISLVSLFIPLCAGLFFKSRNEVAAVASMVGGITAWGMATILNAAFPPIFTGTLTSLALFLVFLLMKGKGSISVKKGESGPSRRNTVPELKVP, from the coding sequence ATGCTTGTATTCTTCATCCTGCTTTACCTTTTGGTTACGTTGTTACTCGGACTTCTGGCAGGAAGGCTGGTGAAGAACTCCACCGATTTCATTCTGGCCGGAAGGAGGCTCCCGTTCATGCTGGCGACCACCACTGTTTTTGCTACCTGGTTCGGCTCCGAGACCGTGATGGGCGCATCCGGCGAATTTGCTCAGGGAGGACTGCAGTCAGTGATGGAAGATCCGTTCGGCGCTTCACTCTGTCTACTGCTGGTTGGTTTTTTCTTTGCCCGGCCATTGTACCGCATGAATCTGACCACATTCGGAGATTTTTACCGGGTGTGTTTCGGAAAGAAGGCAGAATTCATCGCTGCCATCTTCCTGATCTGGTCGTACCTGGGTTGGGTTGCCGCACAAATGGTAGCGATGGGAGTGGTTCTTACCACTATTCTTCCGGAACTGAACATGACCCTGGCGATTACAATCTCCTCACTCATCGTGATCACGTACACCGTTTTCGGCGGAATGTGGGCCGTGTCTATCACAGATTTTTTTCAGATGATCCTTATAATCACCGGGCTGATTGTGGTAACCGTGATGGTTACAGATCAGGCCGGGGGATTCAGTAAAATCATCGGAGCCGCGCCGGAAGGTTTCTTCCGTTTGATCCCTTCTTCCGGTCATGGAGACTGGGTAACGTGGCTTGCTGCCCTGCTTACCCTGGGACTGGGTTCTGTTCCGCAGCAGGACGTATATCAGCGGGTGATGGCCAGCAGAACGGAAAATATAGCCGCATGGTCTTCTATTTTTGCCGGACTCATGTACCTCAGTATCGCCTTGCTGCCACTTTACCTTGGCCTTGCCGCTAAACTGCTTATTCCCATGCCCGACGACCCACAGATCTGGCTGACTACCCTCATTAATGAAAGAACCGGTTTGGTGGTTCGAATATTTTTCTTCGGTGCCCTGCTATCCGCCATTATGAGTACCGCCAGCGGTGCATTACTTGCACCCTCGGTGATTCTCAGCGAGAACCTGGTGAAACCGTTCATGAAACATCCGTCCGATAGAAAATTCCTATGGGTTACGCGCATCAGTGTGGTGGTAGTAGCCATGATCGCGCTGATTCTCGCGTATGGAGAGAAAGGCATCTATGAATTAGTTGGCATCGCCTCTGAAATCAGTCTTGTATCCCTGTTCATTCCTCTTTGCGCCGGGTTATTCTTCAAAAGCCGGAACGAAGTAGCGGCCGTGGCCTCCATGGTGGGAGGAATTACCGCCTGGGGGATGGCAACTATTCTGAATGCCGCTTTTCCTCCCATTTTTACCGGAACGCTCACCAGTCTGGCTCTGTTTCTTGTCTTCCTGCTGATGAAGGGAAAAGGATCTATTTCGGTGAAGAAAGGAGAATCCGGTCCTTCCCGTCGAAATACGGTGCCTGAACTGAAAGTACCTTAA
- a CDS encoding CAP domain-containing protein, giving the protein MKWPKLLLLLLFCSFQDAEWADPKYKAANTAASAAWQTPDEKQIFFYVNLARMFPKEFAEKYVKPHIKNSGYHRSLYDTMVKLKPRTALAPDQTLFNFADCFAKEAGKKGYVGHQRKKCANGGFAECCSYGADSPLAVVMQLLVDDKIPSLGHRKILLDPYYSKMGVATREHKSYGTNTVLDIQ; this is encoded by the coding sequence ATGAAATGGCCGAAACTTCTTCTGTTGCTTCTTTTTTGTTCCTTTCAGGACGCGGAATGGGCGGATCCTAAGTACAAAGCTGCCAACACAGCCGCATCAGCGGCATGGCAGACCCCGGATGAAAAGCAGATTTTCTTTTATGTTAACCTTGCCAGGATGTTCCCGAAGGAATTTGCGGAAAAATATGTAAAGCCTCACATCAAGAATTCCGGATATCATCGTTCTCTGTACGATACCATGGTTAAACTGAAACCAAGGACCGCGTTAGCACCGGATCAGACCTTATTTAATTTTGCCGATTGCTTTGCAAAGGAAGCCGGAAAAAAGGGCTATGTGGGTCACCAGCGGAAGAAATGCGCAAACGGAGGATTTGCAGAATGTTGCTCCTATGGAGCTGATTCCCCCCTGGCGGTAGTGATGCAGTTGCTGGTGGATGATAAAATACCTTCCCTCGGACATCGTAAAATCCTGCTCGATCCCTATTATTCAAAAATGGGGGTGGCTACGCGGGAGCATAAATCGTACGGCACCAATACAGTCCTTGATATTCAATAA